The DNA sequence TACAAGCTGGGATACCATACTTGTAATCTCATGTGTGATTGCAGTCTCAGTTGATCCTTTGTTCTTTTACCTTCCGATCATTAATGAGGAAATCAAGTGCCTTGGAGTGGACAAAAATTTGAGGACTGCTGCTCTTCTTTTGCGCGCGATCACTGATATTGCTTTCGTCCTGAACATTTTCTATCAAATTAAAGATGTCATCGAAAATGTACAGTCTAGAGCAAAGTCGATCAATAGTAATAGTAAGAATAATGGAGAAGGAAAGCAGGTTCCACAATCCAAACAAGATGCGAGAATTCGGTTCGCTAAGATAGCTCGAAAGATGCCATGGCTCTCAATTACAATTGACATTCTTGCGGTTCTCCCCATCCCACAAGTAAGAAATCCAAAATTGAATATTTCTGTGTAATTAGCTGATTTTAGGGCTAGGGCACATCCACTAATCTATTGCTGTCTATTTTGTCCAGGTGCTAGTGGCTGGTTTCTTCAAAATGAGAAGCTCCAAATATCTGGGCCGGGGAAAGATTATTAATGTCTTTCTTATCGCCCAATATTTGCCACGGATTTATCGTATGCATCACTCATCAATGAAACTTAAGCAAAAGAAGGGACCATGGATTAGGGGTGCattatattttttcttgtacATCCTGGCCAGTCATGTAAGTTTCATTCATGTAATCATTCATTTAGTTGGCTTTAATCTTTAGTTTTGGCAATTAACTAACGGTTCACCTGGTATAACTTTGTATAAGTGTGCTGGCTCGATAGTGTTTTGTAAAGTTACTTCAAGACAAGCACTACGTCAAGTAGTTTCAACATAAAATTCGAAGCTAGAAGGGAGAAAGTAGTGTTTAGTAGGATGTAGAGTTGTTGATTACTGGCTAGCAGAAAGCATTAATCTCTCTCTCATGCATTTAGTTAGTTGACTTGAGCCAAAATCAATTATATCTCATATTACCATGTTCTTTAATTAGATTTGTTGTCTTTTAGGTGCTGGGAGCTTTCTGgtattttttctctattcaacGAGAGACATCATGTTGGCACCGAGCATGTATGAACCATAGTACAAGTGAATGTAATTTTTACTGCAATGAAGACATTTCTTTTAGGAATATGACATTCATTAGTTCTCTAGATGAATTTTGTCTTGTTGATGTTCCGGCAAATGTGACAGCACCGTTTGATTTCGGAATATTTCTTGATTCCCTTAAGAGTGGTAACATAGGGCAAATAAATTTTGCAAAGAAGTTCTTTTACTCTTTTTGGTGGGGACTACGAAATCTTAGGTATGTATGCATATTACTTTACAATCTTGTCACATTTTGTTCTTTAATGTAAATATCTATATATTAATTATCTGCTATTTGAATGTTCgtttttatataattatacaaAAGAAATTAGTACTACAGTGTTGGTTAAATAGGTTTGATAAAGAGTGTTTTCTCTTtggtgaaggaaaaaaaaaaactcaaaagggAGATAGGATAAGATCCTCCAAGAAGTTGTACTAAATTAGGATAGATCTTATAGATATTAACATAATTAAGCACATTTATAATAAGGAGTGCTTTTTAAAAAACTAAGACTTGTATGCCGACCATCCATTGCTGTCTCATATAATGTTGCTAATCGTTTGTTAATCATCTTAATTTTGCAGTAACTTTGGGACAAACTTGGAAACAAGTACCTATGTGTTGGAAAACTGCTTTGCGATTCTTATATCTATTGTCGGCTTGCTTCTTTTCCTATATCTCATTGGAAATGTGCAGGTAGGTGAACTTATAAATTAGACAAAATgctatgtttttgttttatttttgggcaATTAATAGATGTTATTCGTAAGGAAAATAATTTGTGGCCTAAAATTTGTGGCATCAAttttaggtgtcatgtcatgtcaacTACACACATCAGCTATTTGTTAAATCATGTAATGTAATTCTTAAGAAAAAAAtcatcttatccttccaaaatctaatgactctaagttattttggctttattattttatttttttattgaggGAGGTTAGCGTTAGTTAGTTAGCAACACACACACCCTTGAAAGGTATCTCAGTAGAGCCAGACTAATCCCTCCAATGTGGGACTTAGCAACAAGCCCAAAGGCCCACTGCCACCACTGGCCACTAGGTGTAGGAGAGGGGGCTCAAGCCCaggtgtgggggttccacacctggaggctctaCCACCCCACCATAACTTGGtggttattttggctttcttataaaaaataaggattaattttagtttagtaccctgtggtttgggggtaacatcatgtcagttcctgctctttcaatttgatcagcaacatccctgtgctttcaatttcaatcagccatgcccaaattttactgttccgtccaaattttactttgtcaatccagtcaaagttaacgttcaaattgaacggaacagtaaaatttgggcacggctgattgaaattgaaagcacaggggtgttgctgatcaaattgaaagagtagagactgacatgatgttacccccaaaccacagggtactaaactgaaatttatccaaaaaaatatacattattttggttttttttttttttttcatttttcatttcattagactcatgcttagatttaaacaatttcttttcttcaatcaagaatagaaaaaattttatgtaatttagtcaatagatttgcataacacataTATATGAATTCAACGTTTGTTGGGTTCTTGTAAGTTTTTAagatataatgtgaaaaatatatattcatatgattatatatatccttttttgggaaaataatcatttacccaattttggggttaattaaccccacttacccaaatacTCTAAGAGACTGTCCCCTTACCCAAAAactctaagagatcatttccccaaTACCTAATTAAGTGTTTTTTTATtcatctttatttatttttgggacaattttgccctctccttctttgtcacttagagagagaagtcatcggagaccttgccggactccaaTGACTAGTGGCCAGCcgcgaaatccggcgaccggtgaccggactcagGCGACAGGTGACCAAAATCCGGCCACCAGACATTTGAATCTCTAATCCGGCTACtagactggtgaccggattctgaCGTCTGAATTTATTACCCCATATTATCGCcctccaataaacatattattgcccccaataacaagtttattagagatcaataattagtgaaaaatgaagatgtttttaattttgaaaggtttagtaggtttatccaaataaataattttattattgccccccaataatcttattattatcttccaataatcgttttattgcccaaccaaatcataataaacaaaacaataacttCTAGCAACATTCCATTTTGAAATTGGCCAATTTTTTGGAGAAACAAACCATCGCAACAACATGGACGACGTTGGAGGCCTCCTACACATTTTACCAGAAAAAGGGGGGTGGgggggaagaagaaggagagaagCCTAAACGACGGTGTCAGAGCCCCGACCCAAAGCAAAACCTGGACCTGAACTCCAACCAGCCGGAGCTACTCAATTCTCTGGACAAGGCACACCCAGCCTCCCTCTCCTCATCTCTCTCCTCGAATCCAATCACCGACGTTGGCAAAACCGTCGCTGATTCCGACACTTCCAACTCCTTTGTCATGTCATCCTTGTTTCTTCGATTGAAAGTGATCACCGAAGTCGGAGACATTACTGACTGGGAAGCCTTGAGCTCTTTCGAAAACGTTTTCATTAGCGAACCCGGAGCCAGAACTAGCTGGACCACCAGCAATGACAACTTATTCGGAATAGACACATGTCCGACGACAGCCGCCACGGGGATTCTGTCGACGTTGATCGGAACCGCCTTCGAAAGATCGTAACTCATTGGagtgaaggaagaaggaagtGGGATTGGGGAGAAGGAAGGAAGGAGGCATGGAAAGTCTTCGGTGAGAGAAGAAATCAGTGAAGGGGAGGAGGGAGAGaagagatcagagagagagagagagagagagagagagagatgagtgtaatttattaattaaaatgagggcaatactgtcagtagatgttagattgggtaaatgggagtaaaaaactcttagtggagtaagtggacaatttttaagctaaaattgggtaagtggtcagggcctcttcttttttctttttttttcttttttttctctgtttcttttttaattttttttatgtagcAAAAGTTAGCGgatatgtattttttttcctcatatgATTAACATGAATAGGTGTCAAATAATAAACgttatatttgagtttattattCTACGTTTGTTTTTCCCCTTATATTTAGATGATGATAATTAATTGCTACTACTAACATGGAATTTTTTCTTaactcttaatttagacatacgtattttctaaattcaatttttaatgctatttttttttttggaaattaataagtatttggaaagaaaatttaatGCCTATTTTTTGACACCtgattcaatatattaattctatttggaaagaaaaaaaagttaattaaaggtggtgtattgtatatgaaattagtggaacttttaaagaaatctatagaatttaaaagtctgggtgtattcaatatagactttaaGCAGTCGCTGAAattcttgaggtattcaattaagatttttaaagacttcatgaattccaccaaaatctaggggtattcaataaggacttttaaaaatgaataaaagtacatacctctatcattcatacttatggaattagaaaatcatggactttgtagtgttaactatacataccaattaaactccaataattttccagcctctaGATCAAAGATTTGAAAAAAGTCCATCAAAGTtccctcttaaaaaaaaaaaaaaaaaaaaaaaaaaaaaaagtctatcgAAGTTCTTCTATGTGTGTGCAAAGAGGTTGGTCCTtcatcttctctctttcttgattttttgtcttttctctaatcttttatgatatcaacgttttttgatacccaacatgtttattttagttgttgaatgtgatttttttttttgtttttcaattgtgatacttcaaactctaatagcaataaaaatgatttatgaaaccctaaaacccaaatattgAGGTCTACCCCTAAAACCTTGAACAGTGTTGTTTTAACATACTGAACTAtatcttattaattattctcatcgattttgaatttatattatggttcaaagttCAATTGATTGATCATAGATCAAGATATTGACCAATATTGTtatgatatatgttaatcggcgaaaacaaaattgatgagaataattaaccataaacatcaagtgatgtATATTGTATTTTTAtattgttgggagattaggaatgagaacaaactagctAGATAGAGTAACGATCATTCTTTTGAGTCAATTTTTATtagaagatacttgaacatTGAAAAGGCAACAAGTTATtatcttgtttttgtttgagctgcattagttttgtttttgtttttgtttttttttttaatattttgtacatgctaggaaatctgtagaagtcattcataataaagcatatagatttttatgaatcaataaaagtctgttgctaaaatcaatggttttaagaaatcaataatAGTCTATCAAcattttaaagagtctgtggacttttcaaaaagtttgtcatttaaaaaaagtttatacaaattcaaatacaatacacccccctaaatgaagaagaatattttttttgagggaaatgGAATCAGGTTCAAATATATTACGACGTCATTGAGTCAAGGTAGAGGGTTTCAAGAAACCACTCATAATACAAGTCCAAGAACAATACAGACTACGAAAAGCAGCCCAAATCTATTTAACCAAAAAACTAAACACCTAAAGGAActgcaaggaaaaaaaaaacagaaattaaaaaatcCCTACTCCGATCTAACCCTAAATCAGAGCAACCGACATGACAAgcattgacgcctaagacctaCAATGGTGTACATCACCACTCATCAAGCAGCATACAACAATGATCAAGGATCAAAAAGGGGTAGGAGTCGAGCCGCGCTCAGTTattcaaagcaaaaacaaaaaagcgtTTTGCTGCTCCCCAAAGGCCCGTGACAGCCATGATCCAACAAAGACAAATGAAGAAAGATGGGCTAGCCCAGCTAGGCAACAACACTGACCCAGGCAGACGGAGGCCCAGTAGCCAAAGCCCATCTCCTCCACCTTCCCTCACCAAATCCGCCTGCAACAAGCCGTTTGGGAAACAGCCACTGGTCACCAATCCGACTGCCGACCGTGAACCTCCACCATCGCCATTGTCAAGGGAGGAAGCTTCTAATCAGTCGCCGCCCCCATCCGGTGCAGTGCCTGTCAAATCCATTCCCCGACGTAGCCCAAACACCCTCAaccaccgccttctaccgcatCAATTAGAGCCTCTTTGACGTACCTGGATCGAACACCGACGCCAAGCCGCACTACCACGATCATTGTCAGTACACCAGAGCAGAGCCCGTCACCAACCTCACTGCTAGCCCGTCACCGAACTGCACACCTTCCTCTCTCTGGAGCACGCCGCTGCCTGGTCTGGGGAACAAAGTTCACAGCCGCCACGAATGCGAAACTAGAGTTTCGCTTGCCGAGGTCGCTACGAGATTCGCGGAGGCCTCCTCTAACTCCATAAATGAAGAAGAATATTGgttaaagaatttgtagacatatcttttaaattaatacataattaatagcttttttttttgtcacctaattaaattcattaatataACTGATTCAcctcctaacatctaaaaggaaatataaaagagtaaagttggtgttgcaacaatatgatgtggcaagctatattatgtggaattgaatataaaatttgtatttgcttacatgacatgacatctaggatttgaggccacaaatcttaagcctcattgaggccctatatcatatATGCATAACTAGTACAGCATTACAATTTCTCTTTCTGGCATTACCTTACAGTAACTTTGCTAGGTAATTTGTGAGCAGCTGATTATtatttggaaattattctatgcaccgacggtgcaagtgaCCCAACTCTTATAAAATAAtatcaacccttgatatttattatcaactttatttttaataaacaaaaagtgtatttaatgcaatctaaccatttatttgtgttggtgcaagtgcacggcggtgctctaattattattattattttttgacatAAATAGACATTTATATCGCTGGAAACTGAAAAATCagaggagagaagaaaaaagctACGCTCGACAGAAATGGATATAGAAGTGTGGATGGAgagaaatggtctgaataaaGAGATAAAGAACGAAATCaataaaattgtaaaaaaaaaatcagagaaaaTCAAAGATGCTGATATGGAGAACGTATTCTATATTCTCCCAAAGGCAACCCGAATTTCTCTAAAGCGAGCTCTCTGCATGGAAATACTAAAGAAGGTACGTATGTTCCTCAAGC is a window from the Rosa chinensis cultivar Old Blush chromosome 2, RchiOBHm-V2, whole genome shotgun sequence genome containing:
- the LOC112189875 gene encoding cyclic nucleotide-gated ion channel 1, whose protein sequence is MKTKTIIMMENKQDPAQHSHTQGDSDQKKKSHTQGDAANPSGGKDKNSSCVIANERTHEQHLQTNEQNKKLLQKLRGTSWDTILVISCVIAVSVDPLFFYLPIINEEIKCLGVDKNLRTAALLLRAITDIAFVLNIFYQIKDVIENVQSRAKSINSNSKNNGEGKQVPQSKQDARIRFAKIARKMPWLSITIDILAVLPIPQVLVAGFFKMRSSKYLGRGKIINVFLIAQYLPRIYRMHHSSMKLKQKKGPWIRGALYFFLYILASHVLGAFWYFFSIQRETSCWHRACMNHSTSECNFYCNEDISFRNMTFISSLDEFCLVDVPANVTAPFDFGIFLDSLKSGNIGQINFAKKFFYSFWWGLRNLSNFGTNLETSTYVLENCFAILISIVGLLLFLYLIGNVQTFISLETEKSEERRKKLRSTEMDIEVWMERNGLNKEIKNEINKIVKKKSEKIKDADMENVFYILPKATRISLKRALCMEILKKVPLRLKAMEKKPDQENKETIQEKVLTSICDSLKPVMYPDNSFVFRMGEPLDRMLLITEGLVWAYNTTSSSISQGGEAGIGAICLGKGAYYGDELVSWASARLLDSLENVPMLKANVKCHTKIEGFVLTAKDLNAIVHKYKFFWDFSDSQIRKLAAIQTIQKAARQLTLRSKKDKKKVLQPDSPPDSLVVDVPSEDATTASSQVP